A single region of the Zygotorulaspora mrakii chromosome 4, complete sequence genome encodes:
- a CDS encoding serine/threonine-protein kinase (similar to Saccharomyces cerevisiae YPK1 (YKL126W) and YPK2 (YMR104C); ancestral locus Anc_2.446), with translation MYYWKISKFKFGKSKEDKENEKEKDKKEEAKGSGSSGFFHSNHERSTSSDSSTFLDNSMDRHSMDRKETMVPSSASIAPVRLSHDASSTASAVREDVASGVSDGPSSDTSRVNHDIPTSSTKHDESVISSSSFHPHNTNTSAGIMTIKVYNGDNFGLPFPITSNEPILSKLLSSGADAQRTNSLEIDSLTSQLSRIQLQKQGPADDILLPGDQSTKFIPSTIMLPGSTALNPLLYFTIEFDNTVATIEPERGTMAQPVFNKISTFDVTRKMPYLKIDVFARIPSILLPSKTWQQEMCAADEKMNAMLQKINSNQDIHLDSFHLPVNLQFDSAATIRLFNHHWVELENGYGRINISVDYKPSKNKPLSIDDFDLLKVIGKGSFGKVMQVRKKDTQKIYALKAIRKTYIVSKSEVTHTLAERTVLARVECPFIVPLKFSFQSPEKLYLVLAFINGGELFYHLQKEGRFDLSRARFYTAELLCALETLHDLDVIYRDLKPENILLDYQGHIALCDFGLCKLNMKDKDKTDTFCGTPEYLAPELLLGQGYSKVVDWWTLGVLLYEMLTGLPPYYDEDVPKMYKKILQEPLRFPDGFDRDAKDLLIGLLSRDPKRRLGYAGAEEIKHHPFFSQMSWKRLLMKGYIPPYKPPVTSAMDTSNFDQEFTKEKPIDSVVDEFLSESVQKQFGGWTYVGSEQLGSSMPQGRSIR, from the coding sequence ATGTACTATTGGAAGATATCGAAGTTCAAGTTTGGTAAATCCAAGGAAGATAAAGAGaacgaaaaggaaaaagataaaaaggAAGAGGCAAAGGGCAGTGGCAGTAGCGGGTTCTTTCACAGCAATCATGAACGGTCAACATCATCTGACAGCTCTACTTTCCTCGACAATTCGATGGATCGTCACTCGATGGATAGGAAGGAAACTATGGTACCATCATCCGCTTCAATAGCTCCAGTCCGTCTGTCCCACGATGCATCTTCAACTGCTTCGGCAGTGAGGGAGGACGTGGCCAGCGGTGTAAGTGATGGACCTTCTTCTGATACTAGTCGCGTTAATCATGATATCCCCACTTCATCAACAAAACACGATGAGAGTGTAATATCGTCATCTTCGTTCCATCCTCACAACACCAATACCAGTGCCGGTATTATGACCATCAAAGTATATAATGGAGATAATTTCGGACTTCCATTCCCTATTACTTCTAATGAGCCGATACTGAGCAAATTGTTGAGTTCCGGAGCTGACGCTCAAAGAACGAATTCGCTAGAAATAGACTCATTAACCTCCCAATTATCTAGGATACAGTTACAAAAGCAGGGTCCTGCTGACGATATCCTACTGCCAGGAGATCAAAGCACGAAGTTCATCCCTTCAACAATAATGCTACCAGGCTCTACAGCTTTGAACCCACTGCTTTATTTCACTATCGAGTTTGATAATACGGTTGCTACTATTGAACCTGAACGTGGTACCATGGCCCAACCTGTGTTCaataaaatatcaacatttGATGTCACTAGAAAGATGccatatttgaaaattgatgTCTTTGCGAGAATACCATCCATTTTGCTGCCATCAAAGACTTGGCAACAGGAAATGTGTGCTgcagatgaaaagatgaatgCTATGCTACAAAagataaattcaaatcaagatATTCATCTggattcttttcatctgcCGGTTAATTTACAATTTGATTCTGCAGCAACTATCAGACTATTTAATCATCATTGGGTGGAACTTGAAAATGGCTATGGGAGAATTAATATCAGTGTCGATTATAAACCCTCTAAAAACAAGCCTTTgtcaattgatgattttgatcttttgaaagtcaTCGGTAAAGGTTCATTTGGAAAAGTTATGCAGGTTAGAAAGAAAGATACGCAGAAAATTTATGCCTTAAAGGCAATAAGGAAGACATACATTGTCTCCAAGTCTGAAGTTACACATACTCTAGCGGAAAGGACAGTTTTAGCTCGTGTTGAGTGTCCTTTTATTGTTCctctgaaattttcatttcaaTCTCCTGAAAAATTATACTTAGTATTGGCATTTATCAATGGTGGAGAGCTTTTTTATCACTTACAGAAGGAAGGAAGATTTGATTTGTCTCGTGCTAGGTTTTATACAGCGGAACTGCTATGTGCATTGGAAACTTTGCATGATCTTGACGTTATCTACCGTGATTTAAAGCCAGAGAATATTTTGTTGGACTACCAAGGCCACATTGCATTATGTGATTTCGGATTATGTAAATTAAACATGAAAGATAAGGATAAAACTGACACTTTTTGTGGCACTCCCGAGTACTTGGCACCTGAACTTTTACTGGGACAAGGTTATTCGAAGGTTGTTGATTGGTGGACCTTGGGTGTTCTTCTATATGAAATGTTGACGGGTCTACCTCCATATTATGACGAAGATGTTCCAAAAATgtataaaaaaattctacAAGAACCACTGAGGTTTCCTGACGGTTTCGATAGGGACGCAAAAGATTTGCTCATAGGATTATTGAGTCGTGATCCAAAGAGAAGACTGGGCTACGCTGGTGCCGAGGAAATAAAGCATCATCCGTTCTTTAGTCAAATGTCATGGAAGCGTCTATTAATGAAGGGCTATATTCCTCCATACAAGCCACCTGTAACAAGTGCAATGGATACTAGTAACTTTGATCAAGAATTTACCAAAGAAAAGCCAATAGACAGTGTGGTAgatgaatttttgagcGAAAGCGTACAAAAGCAGTTTGGG